The following proteins are co-located in the Mycolicibacterium goodii genome:
- the eccD gene encoding type VII secretion integral membrane protein EccD gives MTLPPSLADLETPSGTETGLTRVTVLIGDLRLDVGLPEELEIRSYMADLIDIANAQLTARGAENIRFDDTPDRWSLAPLGLPVIDADRTLSSAGVFDGDVLLVRACATPSVPTLFDDIDGAADTSAARRWLSSHRTALVAFSFAFLAALAWAWRLSQTGHTVIGAGVTLAGAVLLVGAACAVTRRGDGLFASVALSVLAVPLLFTGSLCIVPDGFAVPSLPLAFGVVALAAQLILQITRTGHVFHSFVIALSLLGGATAVAVNLWQPQPRMLGAVVATVSVVVLYLAPRVTILLSRLPLPRVPTAGEPLDEIETHGGATVEGVGAIGLQVIPTEERLLHRVRRANEYLTGILVGAGITAMFGCYLAVDTSDGFYWQGTLFAVVVAAAMCLRGRTHHDLVQSAAMIGAGLSIAVLTVFKTAAELPAWHARAGSAAVALATLALLCGLIAPRLDFSPVMRRCVEILEYVAIGLVFPLCFWIVGLYGYVRGLRL, from the coding sequence ATGACCCTGCCCCCATCGCTTGCGGACCTGGAAACCCCGTCGGGTACCGAGACCGGGCTGACCCGGGTCACCGTGCTGATCGGCGACCTGCGGTTGGATGTCGGCCTGCCGGAGGAACTCGAAATCCGCAGCTACATGGCCGATCTGATCGACATCGCGAATGCGCAGCTCACGGCCCGCGGAGCCGAGAACATCCGGTTCGACGACACACCCGACCGGTGGAGCCTGGCACCGTTGGGCCTGCCGGTGATCGATGCCGACCGCACGCTGTCCTCGGCCGGTGTGTTCGACGGCGACGTGCTGCTCGTGCGGGCCTGCGCAACCCCTTCGGTGCCAACCCTGTTCGACGACATCGACGGTGCTGCCGACACCTCGGCCGCGCGCCGGTGGCTAAGTTCGCACCGAACGGCGCTGGTGGCCTTCAGCTTTGCGTTTCTCGCCGCGCTCGCCTGGGCGTGGCGACTTTCGCAAACCGGTCACACGGTCATCGGGGCAGGCGTCACGCTGGCGGGCGCGGTGCTGCTCGTCGGCGCCGCCTGCGCCGTAACCCGGCGCGGCGACGGCCTTTTCGCGTCGGTGGCGCTGTCGGTGCTCGCGGTTCCGCTGTTGTTCACCGGATCGTTGTGCATTGTTCCCGATGGTTTCGCCGTACCGTCACTTCCGCTCGCGTTCGGCGTCGTTGCGCTTGCGGCGCAACTCATTCTGCAGATCACCCGCACGGGCCACGTGTTCCACAGTTTCGTGATCGCGCTGTCGCTGCTCGGGGGTGCGACGGCGGTCGCGGTCAACCTCTGGCAGCCACAGCCGCGGATGCTCGGGGCCGTCGTCGCGACGGTGTCGGTGGTCGTGCTGTACCTGGCACCGCGCGTCACGATCCTGCTTTCCCGGCTGCCGCTACCCCGGGTTCCCACCGCCGGTGAACCTCTCGATGAGATCGAGACCCACGGCGGGGCGACCGTCGAGGGCGTCGGCGCGATCGGTCTGCAGGTGATACCCACCGAGGAACGCCTGCTGCACCGGGTGCGTCGCGCCAATGAGTACCTCACCGGGATCCTCGTCGGTGCCGGCATCACCGCGATGTTCGGCTGCTACCTCGCCGTCGACACGTCCGACGGCTTCTATTGGCAGGGAACGCTGTTCGCGGTGGTGGTGGCCGCCGCGATGTGTCTGCGCGGCCGCACCCACCACGACCTGGTGCAGTCGGCCGCGATGATCGGTGCCGGCTTGAGCATCGCTGTTCTCACCGTGTTCAAGACCGCCGCCGAACTGCCCGCCTGGCATGCCCGCGCCGGATCGGCCGCGGTCGCGCTGGCGACGCTGGCGTTGCTGTGCGGCCTCATCGCACCCCGCCTCGACTTCTCACCGGTCATGCGACGATGCGTCGAGATTCTCGAATATGTCGCGATCGGACTGGTTTTCCCGCTGTGCTTCTGGATCGTCGGCCTCTACGGCTACGTTCGCGGCCTGCGGCTGTGA